From a single Lolium rigidum isolate FL_2022 chromosome 7, APGP_CSIRO_Lrig_0.1, whole genome shotgun sequence genomic region:
- the LOC124677702 gene encoding DNA-directed RNA polymerase III subunit RPC8-like → MFVLSQIEHDLPMPPALLSRPLVDAIKAELERLFLDKVVANLGLCVSVYDIVGVEGGFIFPGEGCSTYKVSFRLLMFRPFTGEILVGKISGYDDKGLQVSLDFFSDICIPAHLMQCGTERGEDGRWIWKTNGDELYLDIDDEIRFLVSSIKYPPIPVEQNEDDKPFAPMQINGSINGDGLGLLAWWAAGEEEEEEEAEGEEEQ, encoded by the exons ATGTTCGTTCTGAGCCAGATTGAGCACGACCTGCCAATGCCGCCAGCCTTGCTGAGTCGCCCCCTcgtcgacgccatcaaggccgaGCTTGAGAGGCTCTTCCTGGATAAG GTGGTCGCAAATCTCGGGCTCTGTGTGTCTGTTTACGACATCGTCGGCGTCGAAGGTGGATTCATCTTTCCAGGAGAGGGCTGCTCCACGTATAAA GTTTCCTTTAGGTTGTTGATGTTCAGGCCGTTTACCGGAGAGATTCTTGTTGGGAAGATCAGTGGATATGATGATAAAGGTTTACAAG tttcacttgactttttcAGCGATATATGCATACCAGCACACTTGATGCAATGTGGCACAGAGAG GGGGGAAGATGGCAGGTGGATATGGAAGACAAATGgtgatgaactttatcttgatatAGATGATGAG ATACGGTTTTTGGTATCTAGCATAAAGTACCCACCAATACCAGTTGAGCAAAATGAGGATGACAAGCCATTTGCTCCAATGCAGATCAAT GGGAGTATTAATGGGGATGGTCTGGGCCTTCTTGCTTGGTGGGCAGcaggtgaagaagaggaagaggaagaggcagAGGGCGAGGAAGAGCAATAG
- the LOC124672617 gene encoding thioredoxin-like protein CDSP32, chloroplastic gives MASTASFLATLASSTATASLSATPVSGGSSKVRFLPATAQRRRAVVLRAAVSGAEKEKAKPSESGDKGGKDARVVQVHSAEELDSALQAAKNRLVVVEFAASHSVNSSRIYPCMVELSRTCGDVDFLLVMGDESDATRELCQREGITQVPHFSFYKGTEKVHEEEGIGPDQLAGDVLYYGDNHAAVVQLHNRADVEALMAENSGEDGKLLVLDVGLKHCGPCVKVYPTVVKLSRTMADTAVFARMNGDENDACMEFLKDMEVVEVPTFLFIRDNKIVGRYVGSGKGELIGEILRYQGVRVTY, from the coding sequence ATGGCCTCCACAGCGAGCTTCTTGGCCACCCTGGCCAGCTCCACCGCCACAGCCAGCCTGAGCGCCACGCCTGTCAGCGGCGGCAGCAGCAAGGTCAGGTTCCTGCCGGCGACGGCGCAGAGGCGGCGCGCGGTGGTGCTGCGGGCGGCGGTATCCGGCGCGGAGAAAGAGAAGGCGAAGCCGTCCGAGTCCGGCGACAAGGGCGGTAAGGACGCGCGCGTGGTGCAGGTACACAGCGCAGAGGAGCTGGACAGCGCGCTGCAGGCGGCCAAGAACCGTCTGGTGGTGGTTGAGTTCGCGGCGAGCCACAGCGTGAACAGCAGCCGCATCTACCCGTGCATGGTGGAGCTGAGCCGCACCTGCGGCGACGTGGACTTCCTGCTGGTGATGGGCGACGAGTCGGATGCGACGCGGGAGCTGTGCCAGCGGGAGGGCATCACCCAGGTGCCGCACTTCTCCTTCTACAAGGGCACCGAGAAGGTGCACGAGGAGGAAGGGATCGGGCCTGACCAGCTGGCCGGCGACGTGCTCTACTACGGCGACAACCACGCCGCCGTGGTGCAGCTGCACAACCGGGCGGACGTGGAGGCGCTGATGGCGGAGAACAGCGGCGAGGACGGGAAGCTGCTGGTGCTCGACGTCGGGCTCAAGCACTGCGGGCCGTGCGTCAAGGTGTACCCAACCGTGGTGAAGCTGTCGCGGACCATGGCGGACACCGCCGTGTTCGCGCGCATGAACGGCGACGAGAACGACGCCTGCATGGAGTTCCTCAAGGACATGGAGGTCGTGGAGGTGCCCACCTTCCTCTTCATCAGGGACAACAAGATCGTCGGCCGGTACGTTGGCTCCGGCAAGGGGGAGCTCATCGGAGAGATCCTCAGATACCAGGGCGTCAGGGTCACATACTGA